The DNA window CCGACCGCTTTTCAGTGGGCGGCAATATACGCATCGCCAAGCAATCGTTCGGCGATGTTCCCGTGGGGCTTGAAGGCGCATCGCCTGTAAATAAATCTTTTAGCGAGCGCTCGACCATTGTCGATTTTGGCGTGCTCTACTGGACGGGATATAAGAGCCTGACACTGGCACTGAACACGCGAAACTTCTCTCAGGAAAACAAGTACAGCGAGGAGAGTTTTGAATTGCCGCTGACATTCCGCATGGGGTTGGCGATGGATTTGATCGATCTCACGGATATGGATAAGGATACCCATTCCATAATCCTATCGGTAGATACCGAGCGCCCACGCGACTTTTCCGAACAAGTCAAAATCGGGGTGGATTATACCATTATGAAAACCCTGTCTTTGCGCGCCGGATATATAACGCCAACCGATGAGCAGGGCATCTCTCTGGGCGTCGGTTTTGGCCGCGACCTGGGCACCCTCGCTTTGCGCGTGGATTATGCGTACACCGATTTTGGCGTATTTGACGGTGTCAACCGCTTGACGCTTCAGGCGGGCTTTTAGATTATTGCGATGTATTCCCCGCCATTTTGAAAAGGGAGCCAGTTTTTGACCGGCTCCCTTTTTTACGTGAAATCCGCGGACATTCCTACCATGGCAGAATTAGCACATACACAAAAACCGCTCGACAGGGGTTTGCGCACCTATCGAACCGCTATTGCGTCGGTCGCCATGATCCTGGTCAGTGTGCTGTGGAATGAGTGGATGCCGTATTACACA is part of the Gemmatimonadota bacterium genome and encodes:
- a CDS encoding PorV/PorQ family protein — translated: MTRKFLTYVALSLMCLTPLYAQDPVDTTDPDDLPVPEPGQDLPRERRAQAGFKFLSVSPDARAAAMGDAYSALRVGSSAMFYNPASMAYATRKFQLSAGQIQWIADVTYNMGSVALNTDWGVFGLSMVAVDYGDFERTIRADNEKGFLDVGTYSPSAWAIGLGYARAITDRFSVGGNIRIAKQSFGDVPVGLEGASPVNKSFSERSTIVDFGVLYWTGYKSLTLALNTRNFSQENKYSEESFELPLTFRMGLAMDLIDLTDMDKDTHSIILSVDTERPRDFSEQVKIGVDYTIMKTLSLRAGYITPTDEQGISLGVGFGRDLGTLALRVDYAYTDFGVFDGVNRLTLQAGF